In Nodularia sp. LEGE 06071, one DNA window encodes the following:
- a CDS encoding IS110 family transposase — MIRVVGLDVSKSSISCCLLTEKPSNPREFYYECRFYKFETTVTGIAGLMLLRPEIAILEPTGMNYSKFWVQHLTRAGVEVRLVGHKQLRNYRENHLGLPDKDDDADSLALACYQWDYGNDLERFVQVRDRTISRMRELVLRLNHLSRIQSPIINRVRQDLAWQFPEVALVRSRRGVSGRVPLLWGWLCGQRESKRYDLLYQNTAGLGLTDSVKFHAERICSLESEEQLIEDELAAMLADEKFTAYCEVFQNFNFGDRTQSIILSQIYPLQNYLGEDSKPIIKIRKGRKSGKPTKRHLSLRKFQKALGVAPSQESSGDISKSKVSGGSAVCRRALWQWVFTSVEPARRRTNPILKELGEFLDVEKAAGKPVKLIRMRVAVRAVKLLFKMLT, encoded by the coding sequence ATGATTAGAGTTGTGGGGTTAGATGTTTCTAAGTCCAGCATTTCCTGCTGTTTACTTACAGAAAAACCAAGTAACCCAAGAGAATTTTACTATGAATGTCGGTTTTATAAATTTGAAACTACAGTCACAGGTATAGCTGGACTGATGTTGCTGCGGCCTGAAATTGCGATCCTTGAACCCACGGGGATGAATTACTCTAAATTTTGGGTGCAACATTTGACCCGTGCTGGCGTAGAGGTTCGGCTTGTGGGTCACAAACAGTTGAGGAATTATCGGGAGAACCACTTGGGACTACCAGATAAAGATGATGATGCCGACTCGCTGGCCCTGGCTTGTTACCAATGGGATTACGGGAATGATTTGGAACGGTTTGTCCAGGTACGCGATCGCACAATTTCCCGCATGAGGGAATTAGTACTACGGCTGAATCATCTTTCCAGAATCCAGTCACCCATAATCAATAGAGTTAGGCAGGATTTAGCATGGCAGTTCCCAGAGGTCGCATTAGTTAGGTCGCGCCGTGGTGTTTCTGGAAGGGTTCCTTTGCTATGGGGCTGGCTATGCGGGCAGCGCGAAAGTAAAAGGTATGATCTGCTTTACCAAAATACAGCGGGTCTGGGATTAACGGATTCTGTTAAATTTCATGCAGAACGGATTTGTAGCTTAGAAAGTGAAGAGCAATTAATTGAGGATGAATTGGCTGCAATGCTAGCTGATGAAAAGTTTACAGCTTATTGTGAGGTTTTCCAGAATTTCAATTTTGGCGATCGCACACAATCTATAATTTTGTCCCAAATTTACCCACTACAAAATTACTTGGGGGAAGATTCCAAGCCAATTATCAAAATCAGGAAGGGGCGAAAGTCTGGTAAACCTACGAAAAGACATTTATCCCTGAGAAAATTTCAAAAGGCTTTGGGTGTTGCTCCATCTCAGGAGTCAAGCGGCGACATTTCTAAGTCCAAAGTTTCTGGTGGTAGCGCTGTATGCCGCCGCGCCCTTTGGCAGTGGGTTTTTACATCTGTTGAACCAGCCCGCCGCCGCACCAATCCCATATTGAAAGAGTTGGGAGAATTTCTTGATGTTGAAAAAGCAGCCGGCAAACCAGTCAAGCTGATCAGAATGCGAGTGGCAGTCCGTGCCGTGAAGCTTCTATTTAAAATGCTGACCTGA
- a CDS encoding NAD(P)/FAD-dependent oxidoreductase, with translation MTKQTPRICILGGGFGGLYTALRLSQLPWENGEKPEIVLVDQSDRFIFAPLLYELLTGELQTWEIAPPFAELLQNTGVRFYQAVVSGIDTEQQRIHLQDGPEIAYDRLVLALGGETPLDMVPGATSHAYPFRNITDVYRLEERLRVLEESDADKIRVAIIGAGYSGVELACKLADRLGERGRFRLIEIGDQILRTSPEFNREAAKKALDAKKVFLDLETKVESIGLDSISLEYKNQVDTIPVDLVIWTIGTRISPVVRTLALKQNQRGQITTTPTLQVLEHPEIFALGDLADCVDAEGQQVPATAQVAFQQADYTAWNIWASLTNRPLLPFRYQPLGEMMVLGKDNATLTGLGIKLDGSFAYIARRLAYLYRMPTLDHQLKVGFNWLVRPIIDTLSQ, from the coding sequence ATGACTAAACAAACTCCTAGAATATGTATCCTTGGTGGAGGCTTTGGTGGTCTCTACACAGCCCTCCGCTTAAGCCAGTTACCTTGGGAAAATGGCGAAAAACCGGAAATAGTTTTAGTTGATCAAAGCGATCGCTTTATTTTTGCACCTTTACTCTACGAATTACTCACCGGGGAATTGCAAACCTGGGAAATTGCGCCACCTTTTGCAGAACTTCTGCAAAACACAGGTGTCCGGTTTTATCAAGCAGTTGTCTCTGGAATTGACACCGAACAACAACGGATACATTTACAAGATGGCCCAGAAATCGCCTACGATCGCTTAGTATTGGCTTTGGGTGGAGAAACACCATTAGATATGGTTCCCGGTGCTACATCCCACGCTTACCCATTCCGCAACATTACTGATGTCTATCGTTTAGAAGAACGTCTGCGAGTTCTGGAAGAATCTGATGCAGACAAAATTCGCGTCGCCATTATAGGCGCTGGTTACAGTGGTGTGGAATTAGCCTGTAAGTTAGCCGACAGATTAGGAGAAAGGGGACGTTTCCGCCTGATTGAAATCGGTGATCAAATTTTACGCACTTCCCCAGAATTTAACCGCGAAGCTGCCAAAAAAGCTTTAGACGCAAAAAAAGTATTTCTGGATTTAGAAACCAAAGTTGAATCAATAGGACTGGATAGTATTTCCCTAGAATATAAAAATCAGGTAGATACAATTCCTGTAGATTTAGTCATTTGGACTATAGGCACAAGAATTTCACCTGTAGTCCGGACACTGGCTTTAAAGCAAAATCAGCGTGGTCAAATCACCACTACACCGACTTTACAAGTTTTAGAGCATCCAGAAATCTTTGCCTTGGGAGATTTAGCCGACTGTGTTGATGCTGAAGGTCAACAAGTCCCAGCTACAGCCCAAGTTGCTTTTCAACAAGCTGATTATACTGCTTGGAATATCTGGGCTTCTTTAACTAATCGCCCTTTATTGCCATTCCGTTACCAGCCGTTGGGGGAAATGATGGTATTAGGCAAAGACAACGCCACTCTGACAGGTTTAGGGATCAAATTAGATGGTTCCTTCGCATATATTGCCCGTCGTCTGGCTTATCTCTATCGAATGCCAACTTTAGATCATCAACTGAAAGTTGGATTTAATTGGCTAGTTCGTCCTATTATAGATACACTCTCTCAGTAA
- a CDS encoding HAD-IA family hydrolase, whose protein sequence is MERPKVILLDAVGTLFGVKGSVGEVYSQIAKEFEVEVSAEILNTTFLQSFKAAPPPIFPNAELHDIPQQEFDWWRKIALNTFESAGVLSEFDDFSGFFSELYIHFGTAEPWFIYPDVLSSLIDWRRQGIELGILSNFDSRIFSVLQSLELSSYFSSITISTQARAAKPDPQIFAIALAKHNCPPEAAWHIGDSIVEDYQGAKAAGLRGIWLNRETKS, encoded by the coding sequence ATGGAACGACCGAAAGTTATTCTTTTAGATGCTGTCGGCACACTCTTCGGCGTAAAAGGCAGTGTGGGCGAAGTTTATAGTCAAATAGCTAAGGAATTTGAAGTTGAAGTTTCCGCAGAAATATTGAATACAACCTTTCTGCAAAGCTTTAAAGCAGCACCACCGCCGATATTTCCCAATGCAGAGTTACATGATATTCCCCAACAGGAGTTTGATTGGTGGCGGAAAATCGCGCTGAATACTTTTGAAAGCGCCGGAGTTTTGTCAGAATTTGATGATTTTTCAGGATTTTTTAGTGAACTTTATATCCACTTTGGGACGGCGGAACCGTGGTTCATTTATCCTGATGTTTTGTCATCTTTGATAGATTGGCGACGACAGGGAATTGAATTAGGGATACTGTCCAATTTCGATTCCCGAATTTTCTCAGTATTGCAAAGCTTGGAATTGAGTAGTTATTTTAGCTCGATCACGATTTCTACCCAAGCCCGTGCTGCTAAACCTGATCCCCAAATTTTTGCGATCGCCTTAGCAAAACATAATTGTCCACCGGAAGCAGCTTGGCACATTGGCGACAGTATTGTAGAGGACTATCAAGGTGCGAAAGCAGCTGGGTTGAGAGGTATTTGGCTTAATCGTGAGACAAAATCTTGA
- a CDS encoding NUDIX hydrolase — translation MPLGRELPQLLKQCLFYKGRKFDFEVNRLRLPNKAEGDWECIRHPGGALAVPVTPDGKLVLVRQYRFAIQGRILEFPAGTLERNEDPLETIQREIAEETGYSAQKWDKLGEFFLAPGYSDEIIYAFLARDLTKLENPPKQDEDEDIETVLMTPEELEKAILQGQPVDAKSISSFMLARPFLL, via the coding sequence ATGCCATTAGGTAGAGAATTACCACAGTTACTGAAACAATGCTTGTTTTATAAAGGGCGCAAGTTTGATTTTGAAGTCAATCGCCTGCGTTTACCGAATAAAGCCGAAGGAGATTGGGAATGTATTCGTCACCCTGGTGGAGCCTTAGCTGTGCCTGTGACCCCAGACGGTAAACTTGTCCTCGTGCGCCAGTATCGTTTTGCCATTCAGGGAAGGATATTAGAGTTTCCCGCCGGGACTCTGGAACGCAATGAAGATCCTCTGGAAACAATACAGCGCGAAATTGCGGAAGAAACGGGTTATAGCGCCCAAAAGTGGGACAAACTAGGTGAATTTTTCCTCGCTCCCGGCTATTCTGACGAAATTATTTATGCTTTTCTCGCACGAGATTTGACAAAGCTGGAAAATCCGCCCAAACAAGATGAAGATGAGGATATCGAAACTGTCTTGATGACTCCCGAAGAACTGGAGAAAGCTATTCTCCAAGGACAGCCAGTCGATGCTAAATCAATTTCTAGTTTTATGCTGGCGCGTCCGTTTTTGCTGTAA
- the folK gene encoding 2-amino-4-hydroxy-6-hydroxymethyldihydropteridine diphosphokinase: MSAIALGGNIGDSDLILAAAIETLATTPGIKLQAKSSWYRTKAVGPPQPDYLNGCAILQVQMPPLLLLETLLATEQKFGRVRQERWGARSLDLDLLLYDDLIMDTPQLQIPHPRMRERAFVLIPLAEIAPNWVEPTSGRVIQDLVTEVDCSDVLLLKSN, translated from the coding sequence ATGAGTGCGATCGCCCTCGGTGGTAATATTGGCGATTCAGATCTGATTTTAGCCGCGGCTATAGAGACATTAGCCACAACACCAGGAATTAAGCTACAGGCTAAGTCCAGTTGGTATAGAACTAAAGCTGTCGGGCCACCGCAGCCAGATTATTTAAATGGTTGCGCCATATTGCAAGTACAAATGCCACCACTTTTATTATTAGAGACTTTACTGGCCACTGAACAAAAATTTGGGCGAGTGCGTCAAGAGCGCTGGGGTGCGCGATCGCTTGATTTAGATTTGTTGTTATATGATGACTTAATCATGGATACGCCCCAACTCCAGATTCCTCACCCCCGAATGCGAGAGCGGGCTTTTGTTTTAATCCCACTGGCAGAAATTGCCCCCAATTGGGTAGAACCCACTTCTGGACGCGTAATTCAAGATTTAGTCACAGAGGTAGACTGTTCTGATGTACTCTTATTAAAGAGCAATTAA
- a CDS encoding transglycosylase domain-containing protein, with protein sequence MSTRQLWSQINSVSSGITSIFSSRDRPFYRRRWFWATLGIGGSIIGLHYFISTIDQSLPEKSELKVTSRAQTLTIKAVDGSILQQQGEATRERLRLEEIPDQLKQAFIASEDRRFENHHGIDPQGILRAALNNMRSQTVVEGGSTITQQLARILFLKQERTIWRKLKEVRLAQKMEQELTKNQIIERYLNLVYLGSGAYGVADAAWVYFSKTVDQLTLAEAAMIAGLAPAPSLYSPIQNPTAAIQRRNIVLQRMYEDELITSAQRQTSAQEALNLNSSFPQRLQVQSPYFASYVLQELPKYVSADLLTQGGLVVETTLNPTWQQAAEAAVTKTLKNQGRWQNFTQASLVAIDPRNGEIQAMVGGKDFSKNQFNRVTQAKRQPGSTFKGFVYAAAIASGKSPNDRYLDAPFVVDGYEPQNYGRNFRGSMTIRDALTRSINVIAVKVLLDVGFEPIMNTARKLGIKSELQPTYSLALGSHEVNLLELTNAYGSFATQGLYIEAHGIRRILNRQGQVVWSNDFQHQRVLDPTSAGIMTWMLRNVVEAGTGGPAQLKNRPVAGKTGTSDESRDLWFIGYIPQIVTGVWLGNDNNRPTSGGSGSAAYTWRAFMEKAVEGMPVEKFPERPKLQGRVGSIKAQPIKPKSVQHRSLSPAASEPSPPSAKVTRSSRSSRRRSQPQTTNQPARPARVSSPPRRTRRVQSDAAPPTIKPRSSPPASPSSSAKPQPSWRERLRPSSPPGD encoded by the coding sequence ATGAGTACAAGGCAGTTATGGAGTCAAATCAATAGTGTTTCCTCTGGAATCACTAGTATATTTAGCAGCCGAGACCGACCGTTTTATCGTCGGCGCTGGTTTTGGGCAACTTTGGGTATAGGTGGTTCAATTATTGGACTGCACTACTTCATTAGCACCATCGATCAAAGTTTGCCAGAAAAATCGGAACTAAAAGTGACCAGCCGAGCGCAAACCTTAACCATCAAAGCTGTTGATGGAAGCATACTACAACAACAAGGTGAAGCCACCAGAGAACGGCTGAGACTGGAGGAAATCCCAGATCAACTCAAACAAGCTTTTATTGCTTCAGAAGATAGAAGGTTTGAAAATCATCATGGTATTGATCCTCAAGGAATACTCAGAGCCGCTTTAAATAATATGCGATCGCAGACTGTAGTAGAAGGTGGTAGTACCATCACCCAACAGCTAGCGCGAATTCTCTTCCTCAAACAAGAGCGGACAATCTGGCGCAAACTCAAAGAAGTGCGTCTAGCTCAGAAAATGGAGCAAGAGTTAACCAAAAATCAAATTATCGAACGTTACCTAAACTTGGTTTATTTAGGATCTGGAGCTTATGGTGTAGCCGATGCCGCCTGGGTATACTTCAGTAAAACGGTAGACCAACTCACCCTAGCGGAAGCGGCAATGATTGCCGGATTAGCTCCGGCCCCAAGTTTATACTCCCCAATCCAAAATCCTACAGCCGCCATCCAGCGACGAAATATAGTATTGCAACGGATGTATGAAGATGAACTAATTACATCAGCCCAAAGGCAGACATCAGCTCAGGAAGCGCTCAACCTCAACAGTAGTTTTCCCCAGCGGCTACAAGTACAATCGCCCTACTTCGCCAGTTACGTCCTCCAAGAATTACCCAAGTATGTTTCTGCTGATTTGTTGACACAAGGAGGTTTAGTAGTCGAAACTACCCTGAATCCCACTTGGCAGCAAGCCGCAGAAGCCGCAGTTACCAAAACCTTGAAAAATCAAGGTCGCTGGCAGAACTTTACTCAAGCATCTTTGGTAGCCATAGACCCCCGCAACGGTGAAATTCAGGCCATGGTGGGAGGAAAAGACTTTAGTAAAAATCAATTTAATCGGGTTACCCAAGCAAAGCGTCAGCCAGGCTCGACATTTAAAGGATTTGTCTATGCCGCAGCCATAGCCAGCGGTAAAAGTCCCAACGACAGGTATTTGGATGCACCTTTTGTCGTCGATGGCTATGAACCACAAAACTATGGCAGAAATTTTCGCGGCTCCATGACCATCAGAGATGCCCTCACCCGTTCCATTAATGTAATTGCGGTGAAGGTATTGCTGGATGTGGGATTTGAGCCAATTATGAATACTGCCCGCAAATTGGGCATTAAATCCGAACTCCAGCCCACCTATTCTTTAGCCCTGGGTTCCCATGAAGTCAATCTACTAGAGTTAACCAACGCTTATGGCAGCTTTGCTACTCAAGGATTGTACATAGAAGCTCATGGCATTCGCCGTATCCTCAACCGTCAAGGACAAGTGGTTTGGTCAAACGATTTCCAGCATCAGCGAGTTCTTGACCCCACCAGTGCCGGGATTATGACCTGGATGCTACGCAACGTCGTCGAAGCCGGTACTGGCGGCCCTGCCCAATTAAAGAATAGACCTGTTGCCGGCAAAACCGGAACCTCCGATGAATCCCGCGATTTGTGGTTTATTGGGTACATTCCCCAAATAGTCACAGGCGTTTGGTTAGGTAATGATAACAACCGTCCCACATCGGGAGGTAGTGGTAGTGCTGCTTACACCTGGCGAGCATTTATGGAAAAAGCAGTGGAGGGAATGCCTGTAGAAAAGTTTCCCGAAAGACCCAAACTACAAGGTCGCGTCGGTAGCATTAAGGCGCAGCCTATCAAACCGAAATCAGTGCAGCATCGTTCTCTTTCCCCTGCGGCAAGTGAGCCAAGTCCCCCCAGTGCTAAAGTTACCCGCTCATCCAGAAGTTCCAGAAGACGTTCTCAGCCACAAACCACCAATCAACCTGCTAGACCTGCTAGAGTATCTTCCCCTCCCAGAAGAACTAGAAGAGTACAATCAGATGCTGCGCCACCCACCATCAAGCCCCGTTCTTCACCCCCCGCCAGTCCTTCTAGTTCGGCAAAGCCCCAGCCTTCCTGGAGGGAGAGACTTAGACCTAGCTCGCCTCCGGGGGATTAG
- a CDS encoding EAL domain-containing protein, whose product MPENEWEQIRHLLVVQDSQGQQIIPLHEATYSLGRHRENSIVLRSPSVSRQHAILLRVTIAETDQYRFRIIDGNFTGRGSSNGLLVNGTKCFSHNLKHGDVIIFGNNQAQAKYYAVSNLSESAFLACSEVEDLSEFLSREADPLNDFTFLLSDPDSEEANDTALARLASFPEMIPNPIIEIDLKGRVTYLNPAASLEFPKLKTMGKQHPMLTGLLSAVANRQKNPFVREVQVGQKIFEQSVHFLPESDLIRTFVAREITQQKQAEAELKQRDRLLKAVAEATNYLLVEMNYEMAIDKVMAVLGEAAKVDRVYFFSNHIDAETGEMAVSLQFEWTNVKTGSSLHHWQKKTYRSAELERWYAVLSRGQPIKGLTREFPAAERELLSRDGIKSLLLVPLRLEKEFWGYLGLVDCSTERLWSKHEETTLLTMAASISGAWQRQQVFAKIRFQALHDLLTELPNRLLFDEMLHKAVPNSFRNGEALAVMFLDLDRFKGINDTLGHKLGDRLLQDVAQRLKNCLREGDTFARWGGDEFTILLPRVNYLEEVSQVAQRLLQALEDVFYLDGHELYVSASIGIALLDEHSPDAETLIQQADTALYYAKDQGRNNYQFYNNTLNTKNPELLTLEKSLRYALERKELMVYYQPKINIITKKITGMEALLRWQHPDMGLVAPNVFIPLAEVNGLIIPIGEWVLHTACIQNQAWQQAGFSPLTIAVNLSPQQFHQPTLVQTVATILEQTGLDAEFLELEITETTAIEDSDFTRTVLQNLQQMGVHFSIDDFGTGHSSLSRLQMLPFHNLKIDRSFIQELTKDAKAAHIVQAIVTLGRSLGLTLTAEGVEKQEELDFLASIDCEDVQGFLFYKPLSAEKATEILQLEKDGGLHGQIVSPSPLSVSNPPEAS is encoded by the coding sequence ATGCCAGAAAATGAGTGGGAACAAATACGCCACCTGTTGGTTGTCCAAGACTCTCAAGGACAGCAGATTATCCCCCTTCACGAGGCTACTTATTCTCTGGGACGGCATCGTGAAAACTCTATCGTCCTTCGTTCACCTTCAGTATCCAGGCAACACGCAATTTTATTGCGAGTAACTATTGCAGAAACTGACCAATATCGCTTTCGGATTATAGATGGTAACTTCACAGGCAGGGGTAGTAGTAATGGGTTATTAGTCAATGGGACTAAATGCTTCTCTCATAACCTCAAGCATGGAGATGTCATTATATTTGGTAACAATCAAGCTCAGGCTAAATACTATGCTGTTTCTAACCTTTCAGAATCAGCATTTTTGGCCTGTTCTGAAGTTGAAGACCTATCGGAATTTCTGTCACGGGAAGCCGACCCCCTGAATGATTTTACATTTTTACTGAGTGATCCTGACTCTGAAGAAGCTAATGATACAGCCTTAGCTCGTTTAGCGTCTTTCCCAGAAATGATCCCCAATCCGATTATTGAGATTGATTTAAAAGGGAGGGTAACTTATCTCAATCCAGCTGCGTCTTTGGAGTTTCCCAAACTCAAGACAATGGGCAAACAACACCCGATGCTGACAGGCTTACTCAGTGCAGTGGCTAATCGCCAGAAAAATCCTTTTGTGCGGGAGGTGCAAGTTGGTCAAAAAATCTTTGAACAATCCGTACATTTTTTGCCAGAAAGTGATTTAATTAGAACTTTTGTTGCTAGGGAAATTACACAGCAAAAACAAGCTGAAGCCGAGCTAAAGCAGCGCGATCGCTTGCTCAAGGCAGTTGCAGAAGCAACCAATTATTTGCTGGTAGAAATGAACTATGAAATGGCTATTGACAAAGTGATGGCGGTGCTGGGAGAAGCCGCTAAGGTAGATCGCGTCTATTTCTTTAGTAACCACATCGATGCAGAAACCGGGGAAATGGCAGTTAGCCTCCAGTTTGAATGGACAAACGTCAAAACAGGATCTTCCCTCCACCACTGGCAAAAGAAAACTTATCGGTCTGCTGAATTAGAACGTTGGTATGCTGTTCTCTCTCGTGGACAACCAATTAAGGGACTCACAAGAGAATTTCCTGCCGCCGAGCGAGAATTACTCTCCAGAGACGGCATCAAATCTCTGCTTCTAGTACCTCTGCGGCTAGAAAAAGAATTTTGGGGTTATCTTGGCTTAGTAGATTGTTCCACAGAGCGTCTTTGGTCGAAGCATGAAGAAACTACACTTTTGACAATGGCCGCCAGTATCAGTGGTGCTTGGCAGCGTCAGCAGGTATTTGCCAAGATCCGCTTTCAGGCTCTTCATGATCTCCTGACTGAATTACCCAATCGGCTATTATTCGATGAGATGCTGCATAAAGCCGTACCCAACTCGTTTCGCAATGGGGAAGCTTTAGCGGTGATGTTTCTTGATTTAGATCGTTTTAAGGGGATCAATGACACCTTGGGTCATAAACTGGGAGATCGATTATTACAAGACGTGGCGCAAAGATTGAAAAACTGTCTCAGAGAGGGAGATACTTTTGCCCGTTGGGGAGGTGATGAATTTACCATCCTCCTACCGCGCGTGAATTATCTTGAAGAAGTATCCCAGGTAGCACAGAGGCTTTTACAAGCCTTAGAGGATGTATTTTATCTGGACGGACACGAACTATATGTGAGTGCCAGCATCGGCATTGCCTTACTTGATGAACATAGTCCTGATGCTGAAACTTTAATTCAGCAGGCAGATACTGCTTTGTATTATGCCAAGGATCAGGGCAGAAATAACTACCAGTTTTACAACAATACCCTCAATACCAAAAATCCTGAACTCCTCACCTTAGAAAAGAGCTTGCGCTATGCCCTAGAAAGGAAAGAATTAATGGTCTATTATCAGCCTAAAATAAATATTATCACGAAAAAAATTACTGGTATGGAAGCGCTGTTGCGTTGGCAGCACCCTGATATGGGATTAGTCGCGCCCAATGTTTTCATTCCTCTGGCTGAGGTAAATGGATTAATTATCCCTATTGGCGAATGGGTATTACATACAGCCTGTATTCAAAATCAAGCTTGGCAGCAAGCCGGATTTTCTCCCCTGACTATTGCCGTCAATTTATCTCCTCAACAGTTCCACCAACCTACACTGGTGCAGACTGTAGCGACAATTTTAGAACAGACAGGTTTAGACGCGGAATTTTTAGAATTAGAAATCACAGAAACGACAGCCATTGAAGATTCAGATTTTACTAGAACTGTGTTGCAAAATTTACAGCAGATGGGCGTTCATTTTTCTATTGATGACTTTGGTACTGGTCATTCTTCGCTGTCGCGTTTACAAATGTTACCATTTCACAATTTAAAAATTGACAGGTCTTTCATCCAAGAGTTGACAAAGGATGCCAAAGCTGCTCATATTGTCCAGGCGATCGTGACTTTGGGGAGAAGTCTAGGATTGACATTAACTGCCGAAGGGGTAGAAAAGCAAGAGGAACTGGATTTTTTGGCATCCATCGATTGTGAGGATGTTCAGGGTTTTCTGTTCTACAAACCCCTGTCGGCTGAAAAGGCTACAGAAATTCTCCAACTTGAAAAGGATGGGGGATTGCATGGGCAAATAGTTTCTCCTTCTCCCTTGTCTGTTTCTAATCCCCCGGAGGCGAGCTAG